The Kordia sp. SMS9 DNA window GGTATTTTATGATAAACCAGAAGGATTTACAGAAGAAATTGGTAAAAATAAAAAGAATCATTTCGGTGCTGGATGGAAAGCGTATTTTACCAAAGAATCGAATGATGCTGACTTAGCTTCAAATGTTTCTGGAAATAAACGAACCTATACTTGGAGTATTACTGGCGATTGGACCGCTAGAGTAAAGTATGACAATGGACTTGGTATTCTTAAATTTGAAGGAAACAACCTAAAAAATTATTCAGTGCATGCAAATCAATCATGGTTTGGCGGCTGGAATTTTGATTCAAATCTCAACAATATTAAAGGGAAAGGTGATTTTAATGGTGATGGAATTGATGATATATTGATTAATAGTTCATGGGGAATCGGAGTATTATCCCGCATAGGAAATCAATGGAAAAGTATAGTCGCAAAGCCAAAAGATAGTTGGTTTGGCGGATGGCGATATGGCGTAGCTGATAAAATTGAAGCCATTGCAGATTTTGACAATGATGGAAAAGACGAAATTTTAATTACCAGTAATTGGGGAATTGCAATTTTAAAACTTCAAGGAAACACATTTAGATCCATACTGGTAAAACCAAACGGAACTCGTTTCGGTACCTGGACATACAATACAACTACGGTACGCGATAACAAAATAGAAGGTGTGGGAGATTTTAACGGCGATGGAAAAGTTGATATTTTAGTCTCAAAACCTTATGGAATTGCGCTATTAACCATGTCAGGATCTACTTTGCAAAGTATTGTTGTAAAACCAAATGATAGTTGGTTTGGCGGATGGCGCTATGGCGTAAGCAATAAAATTGAAGCCATTGCAGATTTTGACAATGACGGAAAGGATGAAATTTTGATCACTAGTAATTGGGGGATCGGAATGCTGAAACTTCAAGGGAATACATTCAAATCTATATTGGTAAAACCCAATGGAACTCGTTTTGGTACGTGGACATACAACACAACTACTGTTCGGGACAATAAAATAGAAGGCGTAGGAGATTTTAATGGCGATGGTAAAGCCGATATTTTGGTCTCAAAACCCTACGGAATTGCACTATTGACACTATCAGGAACTACATTAAATAGTATTGTTGTAAAACCAGTAGGAACTCAATTCGGTCAATGGACCTATAACACAAGAAGCGTTTACGATAACAAGGTTGAAAAAATTGGAGATTTCAATGGAGATGGCAAAGCAGATATTTTGATGTCAAAACCTTACGGAATTGGCGTATTAAGTCTTTCAGGAAATACCTTTACAAGTTTATATATAAAACGCAATAATACTCAAATAGGCGATTGGCATTTAAAAGTCTCAAACAGCTTTCCTGTTATTGGAAATTTTGATGAACAACCCGGCGAAGAAATCATCATTTATAAGTAGCGGGAAATAAACTAACACCATTTTAAATGTAAATTGGTATCATTCATAATTTTATCAGATTAAAACGAACTTCGGTTCGTTTTTTTTGCTTTACTGATTCAAAATTATACATTTTTAAACCTATTTTTTCAAATAAAGAATTGTCAAGGTTTTTATGCTATTTTTAAGGATGAAAAAAATGATACTGACCATTCTGACTTCTTTTTTACTTTTTATAAGTTGTTCAGACACTTTTAGAAGCAATTATGCATATGGCAAGTTGCCAACCAATCTAGAAACAGCTCGTATAGCTGACACATACACGATTTGGAAAGATAAATATGTCACTGCTGATGGTTGTCCCGAAGGTGCCAAACGCATTCTTTTTGATGATATGTCGCACACAGTAAGCGAAGGTATTGGCTATGGCATGTTGATTTCTGCTATGATGAAAGACAAAGCAACTTTTGACGCTTTTTACACCTATTACAATGCACATTTAGATCCAAACGGATTGATGCACTGGAAAATTGATGCCAATGGAAAAAGGGCAGGCGATAATGCTGCGACCGATGCTGACGTTGATGTTGCATACGCGTTGTTATTAGCACACAAGTTGATTGGAAACGAGTCATATCTGGCGGAAGCCAAAAAAATCATAAAGTTGATCAAAAAGTATATGGTAGAGCCAAAAACCTACGTTTTGAAAGCAGGAGACGCTTGGGGCGGAAGCATGACTACCAATCCGTCCTATTTTGCACCTGCGTATTTTAAAGTTTTTGCAGAAGTAACCAACGACGATTTTTGGCATAAAGTAAGTGATACTTGTTACGATATTTTGTTTAAAAGTTGGAATTCAAAAACAGGTTTGGTACCCGATTGGTGTAAAGCAGATGGAACGACGCCAGCTGATAATGTAAGTTGGGCAAAATACGAAGGGAAAGCATATTACTATGATGCAGCAAGAACTCCGTGGCGCATTGCCAAAGATTATGTTTGGTTTGGTGACGAACGTGCTGAAAAATACTGTAATGTTGTCAACAGATTTATTGAAAAAATAGGTTTTCCTAATATTACCGATGGTTATAATTTGAATGGTTCAACTTTTAGAACTAAAAAGACAAGTGCTTTTGTTGGGTGTTTTGCTGTTGCGACTTTAGTGTCTAACAATCAACAATTAATTGATGCTGCTTACGCAGAAAACATCAATACCTTTAACGACAGTTATTTCAATGATATTTTGCGTTTATTGACTCTTCAAATGCAGCATGGAATGTTTGTGCGGTATGAGTGAATTTTTTCTTTTGAGATTTGTTTTGGTTTAGAATATTTGGAAATCAGTTATTTACAAATGATTTGTAAATATGGGAAACAGTAATGGGATTTAGCTAAAGACCGTTAATTTTGGTATAATCAAAAAACTCTTTACAATGAAAACACTTAAAACTTATCTTTTTGTTTTAACATAACGACTATCAGTAACTATTTTTATAGCATGTGATGAGGATGATGATACTCATACTTACCCAGAGCCGACTGTTGAGATGTCTCCTGTTCAAATTATTGCTTCAAATCAAAATTCCACAGATAGTCCAACAGGACTTTGGCAAGACACCATTGAGATTGATAAAACTTGTCTATTAACCATAAATGCGATTGCTAGTGCAAGATATAACGGCAATGTTGTTAATGCTGGTATTAGATTAATTATAAGGTTAGATGAAGAAGAATTAACTTCTGACTATAGCTTTGAGGGAAGTAGTTCTTCAATTTTATTTAGCTCTTCAGCTTTTACTACCCTTTTTTTACAACCTAGCATATATAATTTAGAGATTGAAAGAGTCAATGCTGCTGTAAATAGCGATTACAATTTACGTGCAAATTATTATGCAATATATGCGGAGATGAGTAATTGATGTAAGTAAATGCTAATTTAATTGATAAATGCCTTGTAAAATAAAAAAGCTAAGACCGTATGATCTTAGCTTTTCCTTCGTTTATAGTAGTAGCGAGATCGGGAATTGAACCCGAGACCTCCGGGTTATGAATTCGGTGACAATTGGTCTCTATTGTTGCTAAATGATTTATAATCAGCTGTTTTTTTGGGGTTGTGTGTAGTTAAGATTCAATAAAAACTGCTAAAAACAGCAAAATGTTTTAGGTATGTTTTAGGTAAAATGAAATTTCAGCCGTATCTTTAATGTAAATAATGACTATATTATGGCTTCGATAAAGATACTGCTTTGGAAACATGATAAGAAGAAAAACAACACATTTCCTCTGGCAATTCGTATTACAAAAAACAGAAAAACCCGCTATGTGTTTACAGGCGAATATATAAAGGAAAAAGATTGGAATGAAAAAGAGGGCTTGGTTAAAAAATCCCATCCCAATTCTGCGCGGCTGAATAATTTTCTGCAAAAGAAATTAAGTGAAGCGCACAGCATTGCTTTAGATGTCGAAACCACCGATAAAAGTAAAACCGTTAAATCTATTAAGAAGAAGATCGTCAATGATAATAATGCGGATTTTTTCTCTATTGCCGATATGTATTTGAAGAACTTAGAAGAACGCAAGAAGTTTAATCAAAGCAATAATGATAATGGACGATTAGAAATCTTCAAAATCTATCTTGGTAAAGAACAGCTTGATTTTATGGATTTGGATGTCACGCTCCTTGATAAGTTTAAAACCTATTTGATTTATAAGCTAAAACGTTCTGAACGCACCGTTGCAAATTATATGATCTTAATTCGTACGATTTATAATATGGCGATAGCACAAGGTGTTACGGATAAAAATAATTACCCGTTTGGGCGTGGTAAATATCAAATCAAAATTCCAGAGAGTGAAAAAATCGGATTGAACAGAGAAGAAATTCAACTTTTAGAGAATGTTGACAATATAACACCTGCGCAACAACACGCTTTGAATGTTTGGTTGTTCAGCTTTTATTTTGCAGGAATAAGAGTAGGGGATGTATTGAAACTCAAATGGTCTGATTTTAAAGATAATCGTTTGTATTACCGTATGGGAAAGAATAAGAAACTCGTTTCCTTAAAAGTACCACAAAAGGCACAAGCTATTATGAATATCTATATCAAGGATAAAAAGAAAAAAACAGACTTTGTGTTTCCGAATTTAAAAGGTGTAAACTTAAAGGATGAGAAAGCACTCGGCATACGCATAAAGACCATCACACGTAATTTAAACCGCCGTTTAGCCATAGTGGCGGAACAATTAGAGATTGATAAAAAGCTTTCCATGCACATCGCACGTCATAGCTTTGGTAATATTGCAGGCGATACGATTCCAATACAGATGTTGCAAAAATTGTATCGACATTCATCCATTACCACAACCATCAACTATCAGCAAAATTTCATGCATAAAGAAACTGATGATGCTTTGGATAAAGTGATTGGGTTTTGATTATTTAATTTTTAAATCAAGGAACATATCCCCTTTTTCAGAATAGATAATACTCCAAATATCATCATTTTTCTCTATAAAATAAATACTATGTTGAGCCGTATTTCTACTAGATCGATAAAATGTTTTTATAATGGCTTTGTTTTTATCAAGATTATAAACAGGCGCAGAGACATTAATTGCATAATCATTATCATCTTTATTTTTAAGTAATTTTTCATCTAAAGATTTCGGGATAACCCATTTGACAATTCTTGATTGCTTATAATTAAAAGAATCTTTGAGAAAAGTTTCAAATTTTTCATCAACTCCTTTACCATAGATGAGGTATTGATTGCTTTTGATTTTCTTTTTCTCATAAATAATAGTATCATATTTAACATACAAACTATCGTTAATGATTTCTTTTTTTAGATCTGATTTATGGGCAAAACGGAATGTTTTATTGTTTTTGTTCCGTAATCGAAAAAATTCTTGAATCGATATTTTATCTCCCTTTGGTTTTAAATAAATAGGTTTTATGAATTGGTTCTGTTTTGATTGCAGAACCAATTCTAGTAATTGTTGATCATCATTTTGTTGTTCTTGTTGACATGATATAAATGCGAACACAATCATGATGAAGAAACTTATTCGTTTAACAGTCTTTCCCTTTTGCATCTGATGTATTGTTTTGTTCATTTTGGGCTTTAAGTATGTAATCATTTTGTAGGTTTACATCAGGGGTAATCTCGTTCATAGCAGGAGTTCCAGAAAATGTTCCTTTCGTCACATCTTTGCAATATTCGTGTGTGACACTCTCCATGCGATTATTTTTAGCGTATTTAAACAAGGCATAAGCCATTGTTCCTATTAGATCAACCATGGCAATGTGCATTGAATCTTCCAAAGCGCTAAGTGTTGTTTCATTTCTGCTAGCTGTATAAATATCAAATTTAATTTTTAAATCTGTGAAACTTGGATATTTTTGAAGCAATTCACCTTCAAGATAAAGATAGATGAGATGTGCATGAACCATTTCATGAATAGTGTTGGCTGCTAGTGATAATTTTGTTGGATTACCGCTAAGATAATCTTCTGCAAAATTAACGATAATTGGGTAATATCCATTATTAATAGCTGAAGCTGATGGCATAGACGTTCCAGCATTGGCTACACCATTCAAAATATCATTATCTCTAAAGCCTAAGATGTAACTAGGTTGTTGACCAATTGTATTTCTGATTTGATTAATTATACCCGCATTTAAATTCCTAATAATTTCATCTCTAACTACTCTTAGTAAACAATCATTATCAATTTCATCAACGGCAAAATTGTCGAAATTGACTTCTGTTAATTCATATTCCATGAGCATATTAATTTCTGCTAAAATATCTTCTTGCGCTTCTGTACTACATGAATTTTCACTCAGGAGATCATTCATTGCGCCTGCAACTTGGTGATTATTGTCTTGTAACCATATAAGCATTTCTGGAGTTAATTGAATATTATCTGTTAAGAAAGATGAATTCATACAATTTTCAATTTTTTCCCAATCAGTAAGAATAGGCACAGTTTCAATCGGGTCGTCTTGAAGTGGGTTATTTGGATCACTACTGCCACCACCTGCTGTACCATCATTTCCATCTCCGCCACTTGGCGCACTTCCACCTGTGCAACTCCATTGATTCACCGTAACCCAACCGCATATTTGATAGGCTGGCACACATGTATATCCAGGTGTACCGCAATCACAATCCTCACCAATAGCGTGATTGCCACCCGTACAATTATACTGTGTACATTGATATTGTTGCTCCATGCCAATAAGTTCAGGTGTGCCGTCCAAACATGGACGCGGTTGTCCAATACCACTTTTTTGAAGTAATGTATCACCATTTATGGTTTCCATGATTGCATTGGCATGATCAAGTCCACCACCTTGATCATAACCTATACGTGGATATTTGATAAGGAATTGATATTCTGCTCCATCATCAAATTCAAGGAACATATAATTAATAAGATAATTATTTTGTTCTGAATGTCCATGAACGGTCGTGGTGTATTGAGTATAAGTATTGCGCTCTATAATTTGTATTGTGTTTAAATCAAGTGAATAAGCTGTACTCGTATCATTACTTTTAGCAGTATTTGACGATTGAGTAAGTTTTTGATAAACGCTTGGATGCGTGGCGCGTAAATGATCGCCTGACTCCATTTGAATAATAAAACTCTTATTTTGTGACTTTGTTTGTTCGTCAATGCGTACAGTATCATCATGTTCGCAACTGATCAAAAAAATAGCACATACAATAATTAAGGGGGAAATTGTTTCGTTAAAAATACTTTTCATTTAAACTTTTTTAAAATGTTAAAAAATCTGATTAAGTATTTTAAGGTAATTTAGAGGGATATAGCTTATACTTTATTGCTACTTTTTCAAAAATAGATAATTTTTCTTACAAATTAAAAAAATAGAATCTATTTTCTCAAAATTTTGTGTGCATATTCCTGTAGATAGAATTCTGCTACAACCTTTTCATGACAAAAGAATTTCACACGAATATCAGCCAAATCACCTTGCAATATCAGCGCAAAGTTAAGGCGAATGAGCGTCCCAAAATAAGTAGTGCTTTACGCGCTTATCAATTATTCCGTGCTAATTGGGATGATATGACCATTAACTTGTTTGAAGAATTTAAAATCTTGCTTCTTGATCGCAATAATTGCTGTATGGGGATTGTGCCGATTGCCAAGGGCGGTGTATCAGGTGTAACAGTTGATCCAAAACTTATTTTTGCCTCTGCGCTCAAAGCGCGTGCTTGTGGTATTATTTTAGGTCATAATCATCCATCGGGTGGCTTAAAGGCAAGCTCGGCTGATAAAGCCATTACGCGAAAAATTGTCCAAGGCGCGCATTATCTCGATATTAGTATTTTGGATCATTTGATTGTCACGGATGATGAATATTACTCTATGGCTGATGACAATTTAGTGTCGTTTACACTTTGAAAAAAGCACGAAAAAATGTCTATATAATAGTGATTGTGACGTTTGAATTACTTAATTTAGATTCAATTATAAAAAACATATTTTATAGAATAAACGAATAAATAATTTTAAATATAAGCGTTAGCTAACGAATTCCATTGGATGTAGAAAACTGGTAATTTTCAAAATTGACTCAAATGGAAGACAAATGTGCTAATGCTCACGGCTTATGGCGTGGGCTTAGTGTTGTCTTTGAGTCTCGGTATACCAGTACCTCTACATTCAAGACGCATTAAGTTTCCACGCTGTTTTTTTAAGCCTATGAAAACCCAACACACCATCCGCTCCCCGTAGTCACTCCTAAGCCGCCCTTTGATGCGTTCCCCTAAACCCTCAACTCATTTAAACTATTTAAAACTTATCAAATATGAAAACAAAAACGATATTTTTGATCTTCATCACTTTCCTTATGATGGGATGCGAGGAAGATGACGCATCAATTGCTGATTTAACAACAACACGCAGATTTCAACTCATTGATTTGGGGACACAAGGTGTTCGCTTTGGTAATGGAATATATTCTAACGCTAATATCTATTTTTCGAGTGAGTCGGGATTTGATTTAGTGGCTGGACAATTAGAACCGAACAATAATACGAATGTAACACTCAAAATGTCATTAGAATTGGACCGCCAAGGAACGATTGAATATAATCAAATGTTTTGGAGTGACATCCCATTTCAAATAGCACAATATCTCTTTTATAATGGCTATAAAGATATGACCATCACGCAAGCGGATGTAAGGCTAACATCAAAAAATGGCGACGCTATTTTGTTTGATGAAGCAGGGGAATATGGTGTTGTTGAATATCCCTATGGATGTGGTACAGGAACACCTTGGGGTAATGGACGTTTTGATGAAATCGGTAATACATTTGGGAATTTAATTCAAGACGATCAAAATACTTTTTCTGAAAATACAACCGTGGATATTGACCGTTTTACTGATTTTAGAATGTTAACGAATTTGCGTTTTTTAATGAGTAAAAGTAACACATCACAACTTTATGGATTAAGCGAAAATGGTGCAAGAGTAGATTTTTCCCTTGATTATTCAACGGATTTACTAAGCCTTTCAGATTTTTTAAGTGCGCAAAATGTGGTCACTTTAAAATTTGAACTTTCGGGGGATTTTAACATTAACCTTTTTATAGGAACTATTCGCTCGGATGAAAGTCCAGATGGTCAAGGGAAATCTATTACAGTTGATAATCCTTAAAATAGCCACACTAAAGCTTTGAGAAAAACCTGCCAAATGCGCAGGTTTTTTATGCTTTTTCTGACAATTTATTTGTATCTTTTTTCTTTGTTTTAAAAACGAAGTATATGGAAGTTGTTTGTCTGCAAGAGGAAGCATTTTACAAGCTTTTTGATAAAGTGATTGAGCATATAAGCGAGAAATTACAAGACCAACCGCGTCAATGGATTGATGGTGTGGAAGCCATGGATATGCTCAATATTGCTTCAAAAACAACACTACAAAAATTACGTGACACAGGTAAAATTCGCTTTTCACAGCCACAACCCCGTATTATTTTATATGACCGAAATTCAATCAATGAGTATATTGAATCACACGCCAAAGACACATTTTAATTATGGAAGATATCAAAGTCAGTGAAGAGTATAAGGAAGCTTTTAATGAGGGGTATGAACTGGCCAAAGAATTGGGCTTAAAACCTGATATTTTGGATGGCTTAAAAGCGGGAAAGTATCGTATGCAAGCCATGAGTGAGGGAATGAAGGAATATCAAAAAGATATTGCGATGGAACAGAGTAAAGATGTTATCCCGCCTTTTGATATGGATAGCGTGGATAATACGTCCTATATCGATACTAATATTGAAGATAGTAAGACCCAAGATAAAGGCATTGAACCTGATAAATAATCATTCATAATCCCCACTTGGTTCGGGTGGTTCAATATCCACATTCATATCTTTTGTATTTTCTTCAAAAGCTTGGGAATAATTATCTTGCATAAGATGATCCATTTCCTGTTCATTGAATTGGATTTTATCCAGAGTTGAAGAATCTAAGTAATTCTTTTTGGTTTCAATATTATCTTTATAAGTTGCTTTCTCTTTTTCTTGTAATAATTCATAAACCTTATCAACACCATTATTTTCGAGTAATGTTATGACCTCATATTGGGTAAGTTTATTCATTTTTTCTTTATGGTGTTCGTAGCCATTTTTTTCAATATTGTTACGGGCTTCTGCTTCTATTTTGTTATCAAAATCACTACGAACCTGTTCAATTTTATTTCGCTGGGCATCCTTTAATCCCTTACTTAAAGATTTCTCTTTGGGAAAATTTAAATCATCTTTGGGGGTTAAACTTGGTTTTGGCTCAAAATACCCTGAAGTCTGTTTATGCGTAAGCTTATCAATCGTTTTTTCTTTTTCATTGATGAGTTTAACAATTTTCTCGCTACTTAAAGCAAAAAATACTAAATCTGATAAATCACTTTTATTAATCATTGAAATAAAATTTAATTTGTGTTATGTTTAATGAGTAACTTGGAGTTTCAAAATGCCAACAAGTAAATCTTTTTCTACCGATTGGGCATCTATCATTGCTTATGATACAGATGATTTGGAGCACAAAGACCAAGTCCGAAAACTTATTGTTGAAGGATTAGGTTTCGAACCCAGTTTAAATGCAAGTCGAAGCACAGAACGAGGGTTAAGAAAAGAATTAAAACTTCTTGAACAAGGTAAAATATCTCAAAACACTTTTAATAAACGTCTTCACAATGGTTTGATATTAATTAAAAAATACATCTTAATACGAGTACCCGAACAAGCGCATTTATTTGATCCTAAAGAGGCAGAAGCGCCATTTCTTGACACAAGGGATGAATAATTAACAACATGGATTTACATTTATAATCTTCCCAGATGTTTGTTTTCCATAGTTGAAATTTAATGATTTTTATGTTATTCTTTATGTCAAGAGAATAGAGGTTTAACATGATATCTAAAAATTATGCCCCAAAGTATAAATGGAATTCTGTTAAAGAGTTTTGTAATTTTTACCCTGAATATAAAGAGCAAGCACAAACGTTAATTAAAGAAAAATTAGGTTTCAAACCTGCCTATGTTGCAAGTAAAAGCGTTGAAAAGTGTCTTCGGCGTGAATTACATGAGCTTAAAATTGGTAAAGTTTCACAGAGTCAATTTGACAAGCGTTTGCATAATATGATTATTCATATAAAAAGATACATTCTGGAAAGAGCGCCCGAACAGGCGCATTTATTTGATCCTAAAGAGGCAGAAGCGCCATTTCTTGACACGAGGGATAAATGATTAATCATCCAGTTCATCATTAACCCATATATCTTCTTCAATCCCCATTGATTGATTAAAGGCATTGTAAAGCATCCTGCGGGTTTCTTCTTCTTCAGGTAATTCAATGGGTAAATAAATCCCTTTGGTTTCTTGACTTGGTTTGCGTTCAATAAATAGATCATAATTCAATTCACTACATATTTTATCGTCGATGATATCAAGAACCCAGTTCCGTCCCAATTGCGCTTGCGTAAAGTTTTTGATAGCAAAGCAAATGGCAGAAAATATCAAAATACCACCGACTAATCGGGAAAAAGAGAAAAACAATAATATGGAACCAACTAAAAAAGCGAGAGCAGGTTCAAGAACAACTTTTACTGTGTACTCATTAATCTTTACACCAAATATTCTTTTTCCAATAATCTTATACCAAAAAGGTGCAATTTCCCCATGAGAGAGACTAAAACGTTTAAAATCATAGGTTGTACCATATTTGGAAATTTCCATACGATGCTTAATAGATAATCCTAAATAGATCAATATAAATATGAGCAAGAATGAAAAACCGTTTCTTGCTCTAAGAAGCTTAGCAAAATAACCTCCAAAATAGAAAATAAGTATAGTTGTAATGATTGGATGAGAAATCGACATATATCTTTCACCAAAGCGTTTCCTTAAAAATACTTCAATAAAGGATGAGCCATAAATGGCAAAAGCAAGGAAAAACTCTTTCAAAAGAGCTATGAATATATTTGGTTTTCCAAAATGCGTTTCAACAAAAATATTTCGTGTTTCTGACTTATTGTTATTGAAAATTTTATTGTCTGATAAATTCATAAGTTTTGTTGATTTATAGTGAATAATGCGTAATTTCTCTTCGTATTTTCAAAGGGTATTCCTTGCCTGTGAACAACCGTTTCTATTTCATAATTATTAAGCGGACCACCAGTTTTT harbors:
- a CDS encoding glycosyl hydrolase family 8 — encoded protein: MILTILTSFLLFISCSDTFRSNYAYGKLPTNLETARIADTYTIWKDKYVTADGCPEGAKRILFDDMSHTVSEGIGYGMLISAMMKDKATFDAFYTYYNAHLDPNGLMHWKIDANGKRAGDNAATDADVDVAYALLLAHKLIGNESYLAEAKKIIKLIKKYMVEPKTYVLKAGDAWGGSMTTNPSYFAPAYFKVFAEVTNDDFWHKVSDTCYDILFKSWNSKTGLVPDWCKADGTTPADNVSWAKYEGKAYYYDAARTPWRIAKDYVWFGDERAEKYCNVVNRFIEKIGFPNITDGYNLNGSTFRTKKTSAFVGCFAVATLVSNNQQLIDAAYAENINTFNDSYFNDILRLLTLQMQHGMFVRYE
- a CDS encoding site-specific integrase, encoding MASIKILLWKHDKKKNNTFPLAIRITKNRKTRYVFTGEYIKEKDWNEKEGLVKKSHPNSARLNNFLQKKLSEAHSIALDVETTDKSKTVKSIKKKIVNDNNADFFSIADMYLKNLEERKKFNQSNNDNGRLEIFKIYLGKEQLDFMDLDVTLLDKFKTYLIYKLKRSERTVANYMILIRTIYNMAIAQGVTDKNNYPFGRGKYQIKIPESEKIGLNREEIQLLENVDNITPAQQHALNVWLFSFYFAGIRVGDVLKLKWSDFKDNRLYYRMGKNKKLVSLKVPQKAQAIMNIYIKDKKKKTDFVFPNLKGVNLKDEKALGIRIKTITRNLNRRLAIVAEQLEIDKKLSMHIARHSFGNIAGDTIPIQMLQKLYRHSSITTTINYQQNFMHKETDDALDKVIGF
- a CDS encoding JAB domain-containing protein yields the protein MTKEFHTNISQITLQYQRKVKANERPKISSALRAYQLFRANWDDMTINLFEEFKILLLDRNNCCMGIVPIAKGGVSGVTVDPKLIFASALKARACGIILGHNHPSGGLKASSADKAITRKIVQGAHYLDISILDHLIVTDDEYYSMADDNLVSFTL
- a CDS encoding helix-turn-helix domain-containing protein, whose product is MEVVCLQEEAFYKLFDKVIEHISEKLQDQPRQWIDGVEAMDMLNIASKTTLQKLRDTGKIRFSQPQPRIILYDRNSINEYIESHAKDTF